A stretch of the Cytobacillus luteolus genome encodes the following:
- a CDS encoding YkvA family protein translates to MKKLKVWARKLKRQLFVLYLAYKDERVPWFAKLFTACVVAYAFSPIDLIPDFIPILGYLDDVILVPLGIMFALKMIPKEVIAECEIKAEEMMKKGKPENWVVGSLIILVWCIISFWMIVKLSQFFT, encoded by the coding sequence ATGAAGAAATTAAAGGTATGGGCGAGGAAATTAAAACGACAATTATTTGTCCTTTATTTAGCTTATAAGGATGAAAGAGTACCGTGGTTTGCTAAACTATTTACTGCATGTGTTGTAGCGTATGCATTTAGTCCGATAGATTTAATCCCTGATTTCATACCTATACTTGGGTATTTAGACGACGTGATTCTTGTTCCATTGGGCATCATGTTTGCGTTAAAAATGATTCCAAAGGAAGTAATAGCCGAATGCGAAATAAAAGCAGAAGAAATGATGAAGAAAGGTAAACCGGAAAATTGGGTCGTTGGTTCACTCATCATTTTAGTTTGGTGCATCATTAGCTTTTGGATGATTGTAAAACTTTCTCAGTTTTTTACCTGA